A part of Anaerotignum faecicola genomic DNA contains:
- a CDS encoding AzlC family ABC transporter permease, with protein MAKAFRYALKHSLPILISYIPVALAYGVLMQNCGYNFVWTGACSIFVLAGSLQYLMVTFFAGGVSLLTVAIMSLLLNSRHIFYGLSFIEKFRTFGPWKYFLIYSLTDENYSLHCSHHFESDVNEKWAYVLTAFLSISYWIILSIIGALIGSMLPFNTTGIDFALTALFIVILIEQILGADNRLPAWLAFVSAIVCLLIFGPSNFILPSLVITVALLSILRHRIEPVKAVKEEKEEA; from the coding sequence ATGGCAAAAGCCTTTCGTTACGCACTCAAGCACAGCCTTCCCATCCTCATCAGCTATATCCCCGTTGCCCTTGCTTACGGGGTACTGATGCAGAACTGCGGCTATAATTTCGTCTGGACAGGCGCATGCAGCATTTTCGTTCTGGCAGGCTCTCTGCAATATCTGATGGTGACCTTCTTCGCCGGCGGCGTTTCGCTTCTGACCGTTGCGATTATGTCACTCCTGCTCAACAGCCGTCATATTTTCTATGGGCTGTCCTTCATCGAAAAATTCCGTACCTTCGGTCCTTGGAAATATTTTCTCATCTATTCCCTGACGGATGAAAATTATTCCCTCCACTGTTCGCATCATTTCGAGTCGGATGTCAATGAAAAATGGGCGTATGTGCTGACGGCGTTTCTGTCCATCTCCTATTGGATTATCCTGAGCATCATCGGTGCGCTGATTGGGAGCATGCTTCCCTTCAACACCACAGGCATTGATTTTGCGCTGACCGCCCTTTTCATCGTTATCCTGATAGAGCAGATACTTGGCGCGGATAACCGCCTGCCGGCATGGCTTGCCTTTGTTTCCGCCATCGTCTGTCTGCTTATCTTCGGGCCAAGCAATTTCATTCTGCCTTCGCTGGTGATTACCGTTGCTCTTTTAAGCATCCTGCGTCACCGTATCGAGCCTGTAAAAGCTGTAAAAGAAGAAAAGGAGGAAGCGTAA
- the priA gene encoding primosomal protein N', protein MYAKVIVGLNQPEMDKLFDYRIPEGMAVEIGVRVIVPFGSRNKKAEGYVISLSEKTEVPADKIKELLEVLDEGRPTFTPALLDLAEWMKERYFCTLNQCLQAIMPPGIRTKSSWTVSRKSLDAETKLTPKETALLALFGERREIPLEEVQAEFGGDCLTFLRKAEGKGLLALKQELHRSEYKNEKRLYSLDRDHPLLEAAWKKAEKEKRLEGQRLLLEYLANGREATAAELKEALGITDSPIKTLLKKGILRERRQTERRNVFDADTVERTQPFTPTAEQAAALSALHRELEQEEKKPVLLHGVTGSGKTEIYMQIIAEVLARGEQAIVLVPEIALTPLLAERFVSRFGDAVSVTHSRLSMGERVDQWKKARDGEISVVIGARSALFLPFPKVGAIIMDEAHENSYVSDITPKYDTKDVAAALAKRYGALFLMGTATPDFISYYKAKQGEFLLLELKERTGGGVLPRMLVTDMRKELAEGNRSAFGRALQAEIRRNLEKGEQTMLFLNRRGYATFVSCRSCGHVMKCPECDLTYTYHAKEHALACHYCGRRAPLPKVCPVCGSKYIRYFGTGTQKIEEEAGKLFPEARILRMDLDTTLTKHSHEKILAAFAAGEADILIGTQMIAKGHDYPNVTLVGIMAADLSLNADSFTAAETGFRLMLQAAGRAGRRDDRGRVFLQTYQPQHYAVQYAAKQDYEGFYEEEMLMRQMMGYPPFSAFFSILLTGAAQEEAAQAAQELAERLAQADEEEIATILGPTALPKFRGEYRYQIIVKAAEEEPLRQLVLPTAERMKKERNRNVRVGLALNPTNIV, encoded by the coding sequence ATGTATGCGAAGGTGATTGTTGGGCTGAATCAGCCGGAAATGGATAAGCTGTTTGATTATCGGATTCCCGAAGGGATGGCAGTGGAAATCGGTGTAAGGGTGATTGTGCCATTTGGCAGCCGCAACAAAAAGGCGGAGGGCTATGTCATTTCTCTTTCCGAAAAAACAGAGGTGCCTGCGGATAAAATCAAGGAGCTTCTTGAGGTTCTGGATGAGGGCAGACCAACCTTTACCCCTGCCCTTCTGGATTTGGCGGAATGGATGAAGGAACGCTATTTCTGCACGCTGAACCAATGCCTGCAGGCAATTATGCCGCCTGGCATCCGCACAAAAAGCAGCTGGACAGTCAGCCGAAAATCGCTTGATGCTGAAACGAAGCTGACCCCGAAGGAAACGGCGCTGCTTGCATTATTCGGGGAACGAAGGGAAATTCCCTTGGAGGAGGTACAGGCAGAATTCGGCGGAGATTGCCTGACATTTCTGCGGAAGGCAGAGGGAAAGGGGCTGCTTGCGCTGAAGCAGGAGCTGCACCGCAGTGAATACAAAAACGAAAAACGGCTCTATTCTCTGGACAGAGACCATCCCCTTCTGGAAGCGGCATGGAAAAAGGCGGAGAAGGAGAAGCGTCTGGAGGGGCAAAGGCTGCTGCTGGAGTACCTTGCAAACGGCAGAGAAGCAACTGCCGCAGAGCTGAAGGAAGCCCTCGGCATTACGGATTCTCCCATTAAAACCCTGCTGAAAAAGGGCATCCTGCGGGAACGGAGGCAGACGGAACGGCGAAATGTCTTTGATGCGGATACGGTGGAACGGACACAGCCCTTTACCCCGACGGCAGAGCAGGCGGCGGCGCTTTCTGCTTTGCATCGGGAATTGGAGCAGGAAGAAAAAAAGCCTGTACTTCTGCATGGCGTGACGGGCAGCGGCAAAACGGAGATTTATATGCAGATCATTGCGGAGGTTCTGGCGAGGGGCGAGCAGGCGATTGTACTTGTGCCGGAGATTGCCTTAACCCCTTTGCTTGCGGAGCGGTTCGTTTCCCGCTTTGGGGATGCAGTCAGCGTGACGCACAGCCGCCTTTCCATGGGGGAGAGAGTTGACCAGTGGAAAAAGGCAAGGGATGGCGAAATTTCGGTTGTGATAGGCGCACGGTCGGCTTTGTTTCTGCCGTTTCCGAAGGTTGGCGCAATTATCATGGATGAGGCACACGAGAACAGCTATGTTTCCGATATTACCCCGAAATATGACACAAAGGACGTTGCGGCGGCACTGGCAAAACGCTATGGTGCGCTCTTTCTGATGGGGACGGCAACGCCCGATTTCATCAGCTATTACAAAGCAAAACAGGGAGAATTTCTGCTGCTGGAATTAAAGGAGCGGACGGGCGGCGGCGTTCTGCCGCGGATGCTTGTGACGGATATGCGAAAGGAGCTGGCAGAGGGCAACCGTTCTGCGTTCGGCAGAGCATTGCAGGCGGAAATCCGCAGGAATCTGGAGAAGGGCGAGCAGACCATGCTCTTTTTGAACCGCAGAGGATATGCAACCTTTGTTTCCTGCCGTAGCTGTGGGCATGTGATGAAATGCCCGGAATGTGATTTAACCTATACCTATCATGCGAAGGAGCATGCGCTGGCTTGCCATTATTGCGGCAGGAGAGCCCCTTTGCCGAAGGTCTGCCCTGTCTGTGGCTCGAAGTATATTCGTTATTTCGGCACAGGGACACAGAAAATAGAGGAGGAAGCAGGAAAGCTGTTTCCGGAAGCAAGGATTCTGCGGATGGATTTGGATACCACGCTGACAAAGCACAGCCATGAAAAAATTCTTGCGGCATTTGCGGCAGGAGAGGCGGATATTCTGATTGGGACGCAGATGATTGCCAAGGGGCATGATTACCCCAATGTGACGCTGGTGGGCATTATGGCGGCGGATTTATCCTTAAATGCGGACAGCTTTACGGCGGCGGAAACGGGCTTTCGGCTGATGCTGCAGGCGGCAGGACGTGCCGGCAGAAGGGATGACAGAGGGCGCGTGTTTCTCCAGACCTATCAGCCACAGCACTATGCGGTGCAGTATGCCGCGAAGCAGGATTATGAAGGCTTTTATGAGGAAGAAATGCTCATGCGGCAGATGATGGGCTATCCGCCGTTTTCCGCATTTTTCAGTATTCTGCTGACAGGTGCGGCGCAGGAGGAAGCGGCACAGGCGGCGCAGGAGCTGGCAGAACGACTGGCACAGGCGGATG
- the gmk gene encoding guanylate kinase yields MNKQGILLIISGPSGSGKGTIVERLCEKNNFSLSISATTRKPREYEKDGVHYFFHTREEFEKMRDRKELLEWAEFCGNYYGTPRKYVTEQLMAGNNVILEIEVQGALQVKKIYPEGVLIFMVPPNLEELGNRLTKRGTEDKETINKRLRRALEEMELVEEYDYLVINDTVEQATEDMLTIVAAEKMKCSRNKNIKKIFKGEM; encoded by the coding sequence ATGAATAAACAGGGTATTTTATTGATTATCTCCGGTCCTTCTGGTTCCGGCAAAGGGACGATTGTAGAGCGTCTTTGCGAGAAGAACAATTTTTCGCTTTCCATTTCCGCAACAACAAGAAAGCCCAGAGAATATGAGAAGGACGGGGTGCATTATTTCTTCCATACCAGAGAGGAATTTGAGAAAATGCGCGACCGCAAGGAGCTTCTGGAATGGGCGGAATTCTGCGGCAATTATTACGGCACACCCAGAAAATATGTAACAGAACAGCTGATGGCAGGCAATAATGTCATTCTGGAGATTGAGGTACAGGGTGCGCTGCAGGTAAAGAAAATTTACCCCGAAGGCGTGCTGATTTTCATGGTTCCGCCCAATCTGGAGGAGCTGGGCAACCGCCTGACCAAACGCGGCACCGAGGATAAAGAAACCATCAACAAACGATTGCGCCGCGCATTGGAGGAGATGGAGCTGGTAGAGGAATACGATTATCTGGTCATCAATGACACCGTAGAGCAGGCAACTGAGGATATGCTGACTATCGTTGCGGCAGAAAAGATGAAATGCAGCAGAAATAAAAATATCAAAAAGATTTTCAAAGGAGAGATGTAA
- the rpoZ gene encoding DNA-directed RNA polymerase subunit omega yields MLRPSYSDILEVITQDSEDITIASRYTIVIAAAKRARQLVDHQQPMIDHIEVDKPVSIAVNEIYEGKLKIREGKPEEEDKEVALAEVDFASMAEETEKE; encoded by the coding sequence ATGTTAAGACCTTCTTATTCCGATATTCTGGAGGTTATCACACAGGATTCCGAGGATATTACCATTGCCAGCAGATATACCATCGTGATTGCGGCGGCAAAAAGAGCAAGACAGCTGGTAGATCATCAGCAGCCCATGATTGACCATATTGAGGTGGATAAGCCCGTTTCCATCGCAGTCAATGAAATTTACGAAGGAAAGCTGAAAATCCGCGAGGGCAAGCCTGAGGAAGAGGACAAAGAGGTTGCACTGGCAGAGGTTGATTTTGCAAGCATGGCAGAGGAAACCGAGAAAGAATAA
- the recA gene encoding recombinase RecA, with protein sequence MAAKAQKEDVKFEDKQKALDAALSQIEKQFGKGAVMKLGDNNAKMAVEVVPTGSLSLDLALGVGGLPKGRIVEVYGPESSGKTTVALHMVAEVQKRGGIAGYVDAEHAMDPTYAKALGVDIDNLYISQPDDGEQALEITETMVRSGAIDIVIVDSVAALVPRAEIEGEMGDSHMGLQARLMSQALRKLTGITNKSNCTVVFINQLREKIGVTFGNPETTTGGRALKFYSSIRMEIRKADVLKQGTEIVGNRTKVKVAKNKVAPPFRTAEFDIIYGKGISKEGDILDLAADVDIVNKSGAWYAYKETRIGQGRENAKQFLREHPEMCAEIDHLVRVHYGLEQNQAAPQTAEAADAAEAPITETEF encoded by the coding sequence ATGGCGGCAAAGGCACAAAAGGAAGATGTAAAATTTGAAGATAAGCAAAAGGCACTGGATGCGGCACTAAGCCAGATTGAGAAGCAGTTTGGCAAGGGTGCGGTAATGAAGCTGGGGGATAATAATGCAAAAATGGCGGTTGAGGTTGTGCCGACCGGCTCTCTGAGCCTGGATTTGGCGTTGGGGGTTGGCGGTCTGCCGAAGGGCAGAATCGTTGAGGTTTATGGCCCTGAATCCTCCGGTAAGACAACGGTTGCCCTGCACATGGTGGCAGAGGTGCAGAAGCGCGGCGGCATTGCAGGGTATGTGGATGCGGAGCATGCGATGGACCCCACTTATGCAAAGGCACTGGGGGTTGATATTGATAACCTCTATATTTCTCAGCCGGATGACGGCGAACAGGCGTTGGAAATCACCGAAACGATGGTACGCAGCGGTGCGATTGATATTGTGATTGTGGACTCCGTAGCGGCATTGGTGCCCCGTGCGGAAATCGAGGGCGAAATGGGTGATTCCCACATGGGCTTGCAGGCAAGACTGATGAGCCAGGCATTGAGAAAGCTGACAGGTATTACCAATAAATCGAATTGTACGGTTGTTTTCATCAACCAGCTGCGTGAGAAAATCGGCGTAACCTTCGGCAATCCCGAAACCACAACGGGCGGCCGCGCACTGAAATTCTATTCCTCTATCCGTATGGAAATCAGAAAGGCGGATGTGCTGAAGCAGGGAACGGAAATTGTCGGCAACCGCACAAAGGTAAAGGTTGCGAAAAACAAGGTAGCACCTCCCTTCAGAACGGCAGAGTTTGATATTATCTACGGCAAGGGCATCTCCAAGGAGGGGGATATTCTGGATCTGGCGGCAGATGTGGATATCGTAAACAAGAGCGGCGCATGGTATGCCTATAAGGAAACCCGTATCGGGCAAGGGCGTGAAAACGCAAAGCAGTTCCTGCGCGAGCATCCCGAAATGTGCGCGGAAATCGACCATCTGGTGCGCGTGCATTATGGACTGGAGCAGAATCAGGCTGCCCCGCAGACAGCAGAAGCGGCAGATGCAGCCGAAGCACCTATCACGGAAACAGAATTTTAA
- a CDS encoding competence/damage-inducible protein A, which yields MKAEILAVGTELLLGDILNTNAQFLAQELANLGIEVYYQTVVGDNPQRLKDTIFHAFSRADLIITTGGLGPTEDDLTKETAAEYFGERLILDERALGRIRKYFDRTGRVMTENNVKQAMVPEKNGIVLYNDNGTAPGIIMEKNGKMIVMLPGPPRETIPMFQNQVKPYLAKKQEFTFVSRILRVAEVGESAMEERVKDIIDAQTNPTIAPYAKDGEAILRITAKARDEEEANRLIDPVAAVLKERLGDAVYGEGETDLETVVAEQLLQKQLTLAVAESCTGGMIASNLVEYPGISAALVEGCVTYSNEAKMHRLGVKAETLEKYGAVSEETAKEMAEGIARTSGADIGVATTGVAGPESSEGKPVGLVYIAIAYKGKTEVYTCHFVGKRNKIRERAAYTALNRLRKVINDEA from the coding sequence ATGAAGGCAGAGATTCTTGCAGTTGGCACGGAGCTGCTGTTGGGGGATATTTTGAATACAAATGCACAGTTTCTGGCGCAGGAGCTGGCCAATCTGGGGATAGAGGTATATTATCAGACGGTTGTTGGGGATAACCCACAGCGTTTAAAGGATACGATTTTTCATGCCTTTTCCAGAGCGGATTTGATTATTACAACAGGCGGCTTAGGGCCGACAGAGGATGACCTGACGAAGGAAACGGCGGCGGAATATTTCGGGGAAAGGCTGATTCTGGATGAAAGAGCATTGGGCAGAATTCGGAAATATTTTGACCGCACAGGCAGAGTGATGACGGAAAACAACGTGAAGCAGGCAATGGTGCCGGAGAAAAACGGGATTGTGCTGTATAACGATAACGGCACGGCACCGGGGATTATTATGGAGAAGAACGGAAAGATGATTGTGATGCTGCCCGGCCCTCCGAGAGAAACGATTCCCATGTTCCAAAATCAGGTGAAGCCTTATCTGGCGAAGAAGCAGGAATTTACCTTTGTTTCCCGTATTCTGCGCGTGGCAGAGGTGGGCGAGAGTGCCATGGAGGAAAGGGTAAAGGATATCATTGATGCGCAGACCAACCCGACGATTGCGCCCTATGCGAAGGATGGCGAGGCAATTCTGCGCATTACGGCAAAGGCAAGGGACGAGGAGGAAGCAAATCGACTGATTGACCCTGTTGCGGCGGTATTGAAGGAAAGATTGGGCGATGCGGTCTATGGCGAGGGCGAAACCGATTTGGAAACCGTTGTGGCAGAACAGCTGTTGCAAAAGCAACTCACGTTAGCGGTGGCGGAATCCTGCACCGGCGGTATGATTGCGTCTAATCTGGTGGAATATCCGGGAATTTCTGCGGCACTTGTGGAGGGCTGTGTGACCTATTCCAATGAGGCGAAAATGCACAGACTCGGCGTAAAGGCGGAAACACTGGAGAAATACGGCGCAGTCAGCGAGGAAACGGCGAAGGAAATGGCGGAGGGCATTGCGAGAACAAGCGGCGCAGACATCGGCGTGGCAACTACGGGCGTTGCAGGTCCGGAAAGCAGCGAGGGCAAGCCGGTCGGTCTGGTTTATATTGCGATTGCTTATAAAGGAAAAACGGAGGTGTACACCTGCCATTTTGTCGGGAAGCGGAACAAAATCAGAGAACGTGCGGCATATACTGCGCTGAACCGGCTGAGGAAGGTAATCAATGATGAAGCATAA
- a CDS encoding branched-chain amino acid transporter permease: MVLTTMQSIAIIAVCGICTLLERALPFLIFSGRAVPEPVRYLGRVLPMAIMATLVIYCLKGISFSSAAGFAPLLIASAVTAILHLWKRSTLISIFCGTVCYMVLVQLVFA, from the coding sequence ATGGTTTTAACTACAATGCAATCTATTGCAATCATTGCCGTCTGCGGCATCTGCACCCTTCTGGAGCGTGCCCTGCCCTTCCTCATTTTCAGCGGCAGAGCCGTTCCAGAGCCTGTACGCTATCTGGGGCGTGTGCTTCCGATGGCAATTATGGCAACCCTTGTCATTTATTGTCTGAAGGGCATTTCTTTTTCCTCTGCGGCAGGCTTTGCGCCGCTCTTGATTGCCTCCGCGGTAACAGCCATTCTGCACCTCTGGAAAAGAAGCACTCTCATCAGCATTTTCTGCGGCACTGTCTGCTATATGGTTCTGGTGCAGCTTGTATTTGCATAA
- a CDS encoding Rqc2 family fibronectin-binding protein, with amino-acid sequence MALDGITTSAIVSELKAALLGGRIDKIHQPLADEIRMSIRGLGSGAKKIIISANSAHPRIHLTESSRENPMTAPLFCMVMRKHIAGGKIIDIVQPNFERIIILRIESANEMGDITTKNLILEIMGKHSNLILTDETGKILDSIKRVTHEKSSVREVLPGKEYVFPPSQDKKNPLLAEQADFLFSLHLQEGRRLQEFLYQTYTGISPVMAGEICTRAGLDASDSCQETTLENSERLFAAFEKTMQEVKAADFCPAIYYQKENNRIVDFAVLKMQQFQGLAAKPFPSVSALLEGFYQERDNAAHIRQKAQDMRKLVTNHIERCVKKKEIQLKTRRETKGMDLWKKKGELLTANIYAVPQGVTTFKTIDYYEESMPEIEIAIDPAKTPAENAQKYFAKYNKAKRTLAALEIQEKQNNEELAYLESVLNALENAKEDADLSEIRTELAESGFIRRQAQKKGQPKPKRAKPLRYISSDGYEILVGKSNLQNDELTLRTAEPTDLWMHTKDIPGSHVIIRTNGQSELPEATMEEAANLAAFYSKAKNSSMVPVDYTQRKNIKKPNGAKPGMVIYLTNKTIYITPDEARIQQMKNE; translated from the coding sequence ATGGCACTGGACGGCATTACAACCTCTGCCATCGTATCAGAACTCAAAGCAGCCCTTTTAGGCGGGCGTATCGATAAAATCCATCAGCCCCTTGCGGATGAAATTCGTATGTCAATTCGTGGGCTTGGCAGCGGCGCAAAGAAAATCATCATTTCCGCCAACTCTGCCCATCCCCGTATCCACCTGACCGAAAGCAGCCGCGAAAACCCTATGACCGCGCCCTTATTCTGCATGGTCATGCGCAAGCATATCGCGGGCGGCAAAATTATAGATATTGTGCAGCCGAATTTCGAGCGTATCATCATCCTCAGGATTGAATCCGCCAATGAAATGGGTGATATCACTACAAAAAATCTGATTCTGGAAATCATGGGCAAGCACAGCAACCTTATCCTGACCGATGAAACCGGCAAAATTCTGGATTCCATCAAGCGTGTCACCCATGAGAAAAGCTCTGTCCGAGAGGTACTCCCCGGCAAGGAATATGTTTTCCCCCCTTCGCAGGATAAGAAAAACCCCCTCCTTGCCGAACAGGCGGATTTCCTCTTTTCCCTGCATTTGCAGGAAGGCAGAAGGCTGCAGGAATTTCTTTATCAAACCTACACCGGCATCAGCCCTGTCATGGCAGGCGAAATCTGCACCCGTGCAGGGTTGGATGCTTCGGATTCCTGTCAGGAAACCACATTGGAAAACAGTGAACGGCTCTTTGCCGCCTTTGAAAAAACCATGCAGGAGGTCAAAGCGGCGGACTTCTGCCCTGCCATTTATTATCAGAAGGAAAATAATCGCATTGTCGATTTTGCCGTTCTGAAAATGCAGCAATTTCAAGGCCTTGCCGCAAAGCCCTTTCCTTCCGTTTCTGCCCTTCTGGAGGGCTTTTATCAGGAGCGGGATAATGCGGCACATATCCGCCAGAAGGCGCAGGATATGCGAAAGCTGGTAACCAATCATATCGAACGCTGTGTGAAGAAAAAGGAAATTCAGCTAAAAACACGCCGCGAAACAAAGGGCATGGATTTATGGAAGAAAAAGGGCGAGCTCCTGACTGCCAATATCTATGCCGTTCCGCAGGGCGTAACAACCTTCAAAACCATTGATTATTACGAGGAGTCCATGCCCGAAATCGAAATTGCCATTGACCCCGCAAAAACACCTGCGGAAAATGCGCAGAAATATTTTGCAAAATACAACAAGGCAAAGCGTACCCTTGCGGCACTGGAAATACAGGAAAAACAGAATAACGAGGAGCTGGCGTATCTGGAAAGCGTCCTCAACGCACTGGAAAACGCCAAGGAGGATGCCGATCTTTCCGAAATCCGCACAGAATTAGCGGAAAGCGGCTTCATCCGCAGGCAGGCACAGAAAAAAGGACAGCCGAAGCCGAAAAGGGCAAAGCCCCTGCGTTATATTTCCTCCGATGGGTATGAAATTCTGGTCGGGAAAAGCAATCTGCAAAATGACGAGCTGACGCTGCGCACCGCCGAGCCGACAGACCTCTGGATGCACACGAAGGATATCCCCGGCTCCCATGTCATCATCCGCACCAACGGGCAAAGCGAGCTGCCCGAAGCCACGATGGAGGAAGCTGCAAACCTTGCCGCCTTCTACAGTAAAGCGAAAAACAGCAGCATGGTTCCTGTGGATTATACCCAAAGAAAAAATATCAAAAAACCAAACGGGGCAAAGCCGGGCATGGTGATTTATCTGACGAATAAAACCATTTACATCACCCCCGACGAAGCCCGTATCCAACAAATGAAAAATGAATAA
- the pgsA gene encoding CDP-diacylglycerol--glycerol-3-phosphate 3-phosphatidyltransferase, producing the protein MNLANKLTMLRVVMIPAFLLVLFLAPEPMNRYIAVIIFIVASLTDMLDGKIARKYNMVSNFGKFMDPLADKLLVMSALVSMVALKDLAAWVVIVILAREFAITGFRTLAMEANIVMAASWWGKVKTTTQMIMIPVLLLNLPFACMPVLEKLLVILAVFFTIFSGADYIIKNKQVLMG; encoded by the coding sequence ATGAATTTGGCGAATAAGCTGACCATGCTGCGTGTGGTTATGATTCCGGCATTCTTGCTGGTGCTGTTTCTGGCACCTGAGCCAATGAACAGATATATTGCAGTGATTATTTTTATCGTGGCATCCTTAACGGATATGCTGGATGGCAAGATTGCAAGAAAATACAACATGGTTTCCAACTTCGGGAAATTTATGGACCCTCTTGCGGACAAGCTGTTGGTGATGTCTGCATTGGTTTCCATGGTTGCCTTAAAGGACTTGGCGGCATGGGTCGTTATCGTGATTTTGGCAAGAGAATTTGCCATTACAGGCTTCCGTACCCTTGCGATGGAGGCGAATATCGTGATGGCGGCAAGCTGGTGGGGGAAGGTGAAAACCACCACGCAGATGATTATGATTCCTGTGCTGCTGCTGAATCTGCCGTTTGCGTGCATGCCTGTTCTGGAAAAGCTTCTGGTGATTCTGGCGGTATTCTTTACGATTTTCTCCGGCGCGGATTATATCATTAAGAATAAGCAGGTTCTGATGGGCTAA
- a CDS encoding DMT family transporter yields the protein MMKHKGDWLLLLAAFIGGGGFISLKYLLDWGYDPFQVIFGRFLTASVCMCLVYCKRLKRITKEEWRVGSILGALLAAMFLLMTVGLQYTTPSVNAFLVNIPAVIVPFVCWGVFRQKPNRNCFLAAGMTLFGVCCLSLTADFRLDFGAGLSLLAAVAFSLQMAFLGNLTKDCDSVHIAIVENLSTLAVMTVILMFTGWDMPPLTLPAFGNFFYAGAFCTALYFVLQSIGQQSTAPNKAAIIITTESIFAAVFSAILYGERMHFRGYLGCAVIFAAMALAEKPVQERK from the coding sequence ATGATGAAGCATAAGGGAGATTGGCTGCTGCTTCTGGCGGCATTTATCGGCGGCGGCGGCTTTATCAGCCTGAAATATCTTCTGGATTGGGGATATGACCCATTTCAGGTGATTTTCGGGCGTTTTCTGACGGCATCCGTCTGCATGTGTCTGGTTTATTGCAAACGGCTGAAACGAATTACCAAAGAGGAATGGAGGGTCGGCAGTATTTTGGGGGCACTGCTTGCGGCAATGTTTCTTCTGATGACGGTTGGGCTGCAATACACCACGCCATCGGTCAATGCGTTTCTGGTGAATATTCCTGCGGTCATTGTGCCGTTTGTCTGCTGGGGTGTGTTCAGGCAGAAGCCGAATCGGAACTGCTTTCTGGCGGCGGGGATGACGCTCTTTGGCGTTTGCTGCCTTTCTCTGACGGCGGATTTTCGTCTGGATTTCGGGGCAGGGCTGTCACTCTTGGCGGCGGTGGCGTTTTCGCTGCAAATGGCGTTTCTGGGGAATCTGACAAAGGACTGCGATTCTGTGCATATTGCGATTGTGGAGAATCTTTCGACCCTTGCGGTGATGACGGTGATTCTGATGTTTACGGGATGGGATATGCCGCCTCTGACATTGCCTGCCTTCGGAAACTTTTTCTACGCAGGGGCATTTTGCACCGCGCTTTATTTTGTGCTGCAAAGCATCGGACAGCAAAGCACTGCGCCGAACAAGGCGGCAATCATCATTACAACGGAATCTATTTTTGCGGCGGTATTTTCTGCGATTTTATACGGCGAACGGATGCACTTCAGGGGATATCTGGGGTGTGCGGTGATTTTTGCGGCAATGGCTTTGGCGGAAAAGCCTGTGCAGGAGAGAAAATAG
- a CDS encoding YicC/YloC family endoribonuclease: MSASVRSMTGYGRGEHIAEERKFTVEMKSVNHRYNDMTIKLPRSLAGLEDKIKKRIMHEVFRGKTDVYISFETFSAADVEVKLNEALAAAYIEKLKLIEEKFGIYSENKLELAAKFPDVITVEKAQQEEEVIWEALVPALDEAVEKFVAMRTVEGENLKKDILLKGERIRTLVAEVKERSPLVVVEYQEKLNNRLKDLLGGVDVDPQRIATEVAVFADRGCVDEEVTRLESHLIQLKDILDGGGQVGRKLDFLIQEMNRESNTIASKANDIQIVKATIELKSEIEKIREQIQNLE; the protein is encoded by the coding sequence ATGAGTGCAAGTGTAAGAAGCATGACAGGCTATGGACGCGGCGAGCATATCGCAGAGGAAAGAAAGTTTACGGTGGAAATGAAATCCGTAAACCATCGTTATAATGACATGACGATTAAGCTGCCCCGTTCTCTGGCAGGTCTGGAGGATAAAATCAAAAAAAGAATCATGCATGAGGTATTTCGCGGCAAGACTGATGTGTATATCAGCTTTGAAACCTTTTCCGCAGCGGATGTGGAGGTAAAGCTGAACGAAGCACTGGCGGCGGCATATATCGAAAAGCTGAAGCTGATAGAAGAAAAATTCGGCATCTACAGCGAAAATAAGCTGGAGCTGGCGGCAAAATTCCCCGATGTGATTACGGTGGAGAAGGCACAGCAGGAGGAAGAAGTCATCTGGGAGGCATTGGTGCCTGCACTGGATGAGGCAGTGGAAAAATTCGTTGCCATGCGTACCGTTGAGGGCGAAAATCTGAAAAAGGATATCCTTTTGAAGGGCGAACGCATCAGGACGCTTGTGGCAGAGGTGAAGGAACGCTCCCCTCTGGTGGTTGTGGAATATCAGGAAAAGCTGAATAACCGCCTGAAGGATTTGCTGGGCGGCGTTGATGTTGATCCACAGCGCATTGCGACAGAGGTTGCGGTTTTTGCAGACCGCGGCTGCGTGGATGAGGAAGTGACCAGACTGGAAAGCCATCTGATTCAACTGAAGGATATTCTGGATGGTGGCGGACAGGTAGGACGTAAGCTGGACTTTCTGATTCAGGAAATGAACAGAGAATCCAATACCATCGCATCCAAGGCGAATGATATTCAGATTGTAAAGGCCACGATTGAACTGAAAAGTGAAATCGAAAAAATCAGAGAACAGATTCAAAATTTGGAGTAA